In Cryptococcus neoformans var. grubii H99 chromosome 9, complete sequence, a genomic segment contains:
- a CDS encoding mitochondrial genome maintenance protein, producing the protein MSLLASTVRRAPNSLQLSTRNLSTTSARLADAAPIASRYVRKTAVSARAKPAAYSRPATFNSASSAASRTRPAPASRPVVDEFPEDLLPSTEPPIDDYAHLSAPPSAKVSPPLSELPSENYEPLPSAATSARIGSKLAGEAPVGLDWSTSFSGLSEKPFPKEAADELLKPLTPADVEIKPDGLLYLPEIKYRRTLNAAFGPGGWGLAPRGETDVGPRIVSREWGLVCLGRLVSVARGEQEYFDPSGIATATEACKSNALMRCCKDLGIASELWDPTFIRDFKKQHCVEVFVEHAVKKNKKKLWRKKNSDKFEYPWKEL; encoded by the exons ATGTCGCTCCTTGCAAGCACAGTCCGACGCGCCCCCAACTCGCTTCAGCTCTCTACCCGCAATCTTTCCACCACTTCCGCCCGTCTCGCTGACGCTGCGCCCATCGCATCTCGATACGTCCGCAAGACAGCTGTGTCCGCTCGAGCCAAGCCCGCCGCCTACTCTCGACCCGCTACCTTTAATTCCGCTTCCAGCGCTGCTTCTCGCACTCGGCCTGCCCCTGCATCTCGTCCCGTTGTGGACGAGTTCCCCGAGGACCTCCTGCCGTCTACAGAGCCTCCCATAGATGATTATGCCCATCTCTCCGCCCCTCCTTCCGCCAAGGTCTCTCCGCCCCTCAGTGAACTTCCTAGTGAGAATTATGAGCCTCTCCCTTCAGCGGCAACTTCTGCTAGGATAGGAAGCAAGCTCGCCGGTGAAGCGCCTGTAGGGTTAGATTGGAGTACGAGCTTTTCAGGCTTGAGCGAGAAGCCATTTCCTAAAGAAGCGGCCGATGAACTGTTGAAACCGTTGACCCCCGCGGATGTAGAAATCAAGCCTG ATGGATTATTATATCTCCCTGAGATAAAATACAGGCGGACGTTGAACGCGGCGTTCGGTCCTGGTGGATGGGGTTTGGCTCCTCGAGGGGAGACAGATGTGGGACCAAGGATCGTCAGTAGGGAATGGGGTTTGGTGTGTCTCGGTCG ATTAGTGTCTGTGGCCCGCGGCGAGCAAGAATACTTTGACCCATCTGGTATTGCAACTGCCACAGAGGCTTGCAAATCTAATGCCCTTATGCGATGTTGTAAGGATTTGGGTATTGCCAGTGAGCTTTG GGATCCTACCTTTATTCGCGATTTCAAGAAACAACATTGTGTCGAAGTGTTTGTGGAACATgcagtgaagaagaacaa AAAAAAgctttggaggaagaagaatagcGACAAGTTCGAGTACCCTTGGAAGGAATTGTAA
- a CDS encoding E3 ubiquitin-protein ligase NRDP1 translates to MAHEITYDYIEHVDPNLTCAICRSALVDPVTTTSCKHTFCRDCITHAISHNPQCPIDRSTLTMSSLRDTEQLVKLMLDELKVKCGADGCGTVLQRGLLLAHLRTCPKAIVTCQGGDCGLSMARQRLPHHRAYECFQRKMECRKCGTILVFKDQTTHTNIECRNEAKGVCGLCDQNMGPDAHMHKWQCPLVRIPCLHSTRGCSSIIPRSDLQAHLSICPFEAFSGFFEMNDARLKSLISRAESLEEELEHMREHLKRMEGNVEAMGNMRRETSDGWRWREVGRMGLGDTPPSVTPNHSDPQTPPTIYSSPPTPTPFHPSPPPVISSTSPNISILPSGGARPDLAPHHHRSIVAPSFGSHQSYADWTFSRLSGNAGNVGWEEVINGLRTVVIQLASGLDSMERRNEVRTMTESLRAREEVGSLRAIVTTLRMQVMMEPPFRPPSFQFQEERLFSRTAESTFTARLNQQATMASSSTTDQPTSEHLSHSSDENSNRNSMFRAQSNLGGYQEVTVQVRCDENGDGFEGGASGSRRENGASGNGNTIGRSRAEMRGRPMAFPPASQEDDEVLATISRDAGVGADGANGRIMGAGERKVNFTNPIGRLIRRGPPGNGGPRL, encoded by the exons ATGGCTCACGAGATCACCTATGATTATATTGAACATGTTGACCCAAACCTCACCTGCGCAATCTGCCGTTCCGCCCTTGTAGATCCTGTCACGACAACATCCTGCAAGCACACTTTTTGCAGAGACTGTATCACCCATGCAATCAGCCACAACCCGCAATGCCCCATAGATAGGTCAACACTGACAATGAGCAGTTTGAGGGACACTGAACAACTAGTAAAGCTG ATGCTCGATGAGCTGAAAGTTAAATGTGGGGCTGACGGATGTGGCACGGTTCTGCAAAGAGGGCTATTGCTGGCACACCTTAGGACATGTCCAAAAGCCATCGTCACTTGTCAAGGTGGAGATTGCGGTTTGTCG ATGGCCCGTCAAAGACTACCTCACCACAGGGCGTACGAATGCTTtcaaagaaagatggagTGCAGAAAATGTGGCACAATACTGGTATTCAAAGATCAAACG ACCCATACCAATATAGAATGTCGCAATGAGGCAAAGGGTGTCTGTGGTCTATGTGATCAAAACA TGGGTCCTGATGCTCACATGCATAAATGGCAGTGCCCCCTCGTCCGCATCCCTTGTCTTCACTCTACCAGAGGATGCTCATCGATTATCCCCCGCTCGGatcttcaagctcatctATCTATTTGTCCGTTTGAAGCATTCTCAGGATTCTTCGAGATGAATGATGCGAGGTTGAAATCATTAATATCTCGAGCCGAaagtttggaagaagagctaGAGCATATGAGGGAGCATTTGAAGCGGATGGAAGGTAATGTCGAGGCCATGGGCAATATGAGGAGAGAAACAAGTGacggatggagatggagagaagtgGGTCGCATGGGGCTTGGTGATACGCCGCCTTCTGTCACACCTAACCATAGTGACCCCCAAACCCCACCAACAATTTATTCATCCCCACCAACTCCAACTCCTTttcacccttctcctccgcctGTCATCTCGTCTACCTCTCCTAATATCAGCATTCTACCGTCCGGAGGGGCAAGACCTGACTTGGcccctcatcatcaccgTTCCATTGTTGCACCATCCTTTGGGTCGCACCAATCATATGCTGACTGGACGTTCAGCAGATTATCGGGAAACGCAGGCAATGtaggatgggaggaagtGATCAATGGTCTGCGTACGGTGGTAATCCAGCTGGCTTCCGGTTTAGATAGTATGGAACGTCGGAATGAAGT GAGGACAATGACGGAAAGTTTGAGAGCGCGGGAAGAAGTAGGTAGTTTGAGAGCTATCGTCACTACCTTGCGCATGC AGGTTATGATGGAACCACCCTTCCGACCTCCATCGTTCCAGTTccaagaagagagattgtTTTCACGTACCGCTGAGTCGACTTTTACCGCACGTTTGAACCAGCAAGCCACTatggcatcttcttctaccACCGATCAGCCAACATCAGAGCACCTCTCTCATTCAAGTGATGAAAATTCGAAC AGAAATTCAATGTTCAGAGCCCAATCGAACTTGGGTGGGTATCAGGAAGTGACAGTGCAGGTGAGGTGTGATGAGAATGGTGATGGGTTCGAGGGAGGCGCAAGTGGTAGTAGGAGAGAAAACGGTGCAAGCGGGAACGGAAATACGATTGGAAGGAGTAGGGCGGAAATGAGGGGTAGACCCATGGCCTTCCCACCTGCGTCacaagaagatgacgaggtACTTGCGACAATTAGCAGAGATGCAGGAGTG
- a CDS encoding YEATS domain-containing protein 4, which yields MSNERVRGIQVHRPIIFGSHARLLTEAEKQLAPAGHTHKWTVFLNSATSPPLKQGEPPDYEDIDYLPGGADDLSYFIRKVTFKLHETYATPNRVIDKPPYRVSETGWGEFTVQIRIQFIPESSEKPLGLQHSIKLHHWGAPVEPLPVVSGAPTPTPAPTESNTEVKLEPDTPAPLEESVTPAPTVQQPASEPDTNEPGSTQGTPAPPGGDSTEQIKTDVATPTLGVIEPSATPAPLSLAARLPIHAWQYDEIVFSDPPRQFLDILNAHPPTPLPPKSRRPRDQREDYEARKKGKSAARGASVTASARGSRAGTVDTAAAGTPAPAQIGIPGEPGSADVPLEFTQEMLRGEHNAMLDARVKIVEQMDRWRERLIALEKELAKAKEDVKATAAM from the exons ATGTCCAACGAAAGAGTCAGG GGAATACAAGTTCATAGACCGATCATCTTTGGCTCCCACGCCAGGCTCCTAACCGAGGCTGAGAAGCAATTGGCTCCCGCCGGAC ACACTCATAAATGGACTGTGTTCCTCAATTCTGCGACTTCTCCACCTTTAAAGCAAGGAGAACCGCCTGATTATGAAGATATCGACTATCTGCCCGGAGGAGCCGATGACCTGTCATACTTTATCAGAAAAGTGACATTCAAGCTCCACGAAACGTATGCGACACCTAATAGAG TTATCGACAAGCCTCCTTATCGAGTGTCTGAAACAGGATGGGGTGAATTCACCGTCCAGATCCGAATCCAATTTATCCCGGAATCATCTGAAAAGCCTCTTGGCTTGCAACATAGTATCAAGTTACATCACTGGGGCGCGCCTGTTGAGCCTTTACCAGTGGTATCAGGTGCTCCTACGCCAACACCCGCTCCTACAGAAAGCAATACCGAAGTCAAGTTAGAACCTGACACGCCTGCGCCTCTAGAGGAGTCAGTCACTCCCGCTCCAACAGTTCAACAACCTGCCAGTGAGCCCGACACAAATGAACCGGGCTCAACGCAGGGGACACCAGCGCCTCCAGGTGGAGACTCGACTGAGCAAATCAAGACCGATGTTGCTACGCCAACCCTGGGGGTGATTGAACCTTCAGCTACCCCAGCTCCTCTCTCACTTGCCGCCAGACTACCTATTCACGCTTGGCAATACGATGAAATTGTGTTTTCAGATCCTCCTCGACAATTCCTCGATATACTCAACGCCCATCCACCTacccctcttcccccaaAGAGTCGACGACCAAGAGATCAAAGGGAAGATTATGAGGCTCGTAAAAAGGGCAAATCTGCGGCGAGGGGCGCAAGCGTGACAGCATCTGCGCGCGGGAGTCGAGCAGGCACAGTGGATACGGCTGCAGCTGGTACGCCAGCGCCAGCGCAGATTGGGATACCAGGAGAGCCTGGGAGTGCGGATGTGCCTTTGGAGTTTACACAAGAGATGCTCAGGGGCGAGCATAACGCGATGTTAGATGCTAGGGTCAAGATTGTCGAGCAGATGGATAGGTGGAG AGAACGACTTATCGCTCTGGAAAAGGAGCTGGccaaggcaaaggaagatgTCAAGGCGACAGCGGCCATGTAA
- a CDS encoding ubiquinone biosynthesis monooxygenase COQ6, producing MRAPTTISKSGLKNALNASSKPSISVPAIASRNLHLAQPAFSSRPLKAILSESARVTLKRNHSHHAPQLTEPIPEISSENTYDIVIIGGANAGLAFACALLSQPTVSQTCRILLVEGASLDRTRNWPESSEWENRISSLTHENIEWLESIGVWKHITNDRSCSVHEIIVWSNPSPTETPTIHFPPVGRPLARMTENLNLQNALLRRIEEAGKGIVDIRENSRVREMRLGEGGRWVGLRIGDEWIRGSLVVGADGPNSPVRHFSEIESYGHGYNTHAVVATLNHDPDPLYPNTTAFQRFLPTGPIAFLPLSDTSSTMVWSTLPENAAALKKLSHDALTQMVNAAFTLPEETLTSLCEAMLSAQSEGTPLTAPQIVTLIATLPTPLTSADQPILPPAITSIHPPSVASFPLRVSHATSYLGERTALVGDAAHTIHPLAGQGLNMGLADVKCLAEVLEETRRLGGDLGSLEGTKGYPKERYPLNHLMLSTTDKLHYIFRARNGLINWVRGTGFDVINELGPIKRILMGGAGSGVGFGGASARTEKEREFGRARAEDKLKPAGGWPMAAANGVEGWFALKGVMGMVGGVVGEAARNGLRRAADALDGKR from the exons ATGAGGGCTCCCACAACTATCTCCAAATCAGGCCTCAAAAATGCCCTCAACGCTTCTTCAAAGCCATCCATCTCTGTCCCCGCAATCGCATCTCGaaacctccacctcgcTCAACCTGCGTTCTCTTCGAGACCCCTCAAAGCCATCCTGTCTGAATCGGCTCGTGTAACCCTCAAGAGGAATCATTCACATCACGCTCCACAACTTACTGAGCCTATTCCCGAAATTTCATCCGAAAATACTTACGATATTGTGATAATCGGCGGTGCAAATGCTGGCTTAGCATTTGCCTGTGCTCTCT TATCTCAGCCAACAGTCTCCCAGACTTGCCGGATACTTCTTGTGGAAGGCGCTTCCTTGGATCGCACTCGTAACTGGCCTGAATCAAGTGAATGGGAGAACCGTATCAGTAGCTTGACGCATGAAAATATCGAATGGCTCGAAA GCATCGGTGTGTGGAAACACATCACAAACGATAGGTCCTGCTCTGTCCATGAAATTATT GTCTGGTCGAATCCCTCCCCTACCGAAACACCCACAATCCACTTTCCTCCTGTTGGGCGTCCTCTGGCACGTATGACAGAAAACCTTAATCTACAAAATGCTCTCCTTCGGCGTATCGAAGAAGCGGGTAAAGGCATCGTCGATATTCGTGAAAATTCCAGAGTAAGGGAGATGCGTCTTGGCGAAGGTGGTCGTTGGGTTGGCTTGCGGATCGGAGATGAATGGATCCGGGGGTCCCTGGTAGTGGGAGCAGATGGCCCAAACTCCCCAGTCAGGCATTTCTCGGAGATTGAATCGTACGGTCATGGTTACAATACCCACGCTGTGGTTGCTACTCTCAATCACGACCCCGATCCTCTTTACCCCAACACTACCGCTTTTCAGCGCTTCCTCCCTACCGGACCAATagccttcctccctctttccgACACATCGTCTACAATGGTATGGTCCACTCTTCCTGAAAACGCTGCTGCTCTCAAGAAACTTTCTCATGATGCCCTTACTCAAATGGTCAACGCTGCTTTTACTCTGCCCGAAGAGACGCTTACCAGCTTGTGTGAGGCCATGTTGTCTGCTCAGTCTGAAGGAACGCCATTGACAGCACCCCAAATCGTCACTCTCATCGCTACCCTCCCCACTCCTCTTACATCCGCCGATCAGCCCATCCTCCCACCTGCCATtacatccatccatccccCTTCGGtcgcttccttccctcttcgTGTTTCTCATGCGACATCCTACCTCGGAGAACGTACCGCTCTTGTGGGCGATGCGGCACATACAATCCACCCCCTGGCTGGACAAGGGCTGAACATGGGTTTGGCTGACGTCAAGTGTCTTGCAGAAGTCCTCGAAGAGACTAGACGATTGGGAGGCGATTTGGGTAGTCTTGAAGGTACCAAAGGTTATCCTAAAGAACGATATCCTTTGAATCACTTGATGTTGAGTACAACGGATAAGCTACACTACATCTTCCGAGCAAGGAACGGGTTGATCAATTGGGTGAGAGGTACAGGATTCGATGTAATCAATGAGTTGGGGCCCATCAAGCGAATTTTAATGGGCGGTGCGGGATCCGGAGTCGGATTTGGTGGTGCATCTGCGAGAACAGAAAAGGAGCGGGAATTTGGAAGAGCGCGTGCGGAAGATAAATTGAAGCCGGCTGGAGGATGGCCGATGGCGGCTGCAAACGGCGTTGAAGGCTGGTTCGCCCTCAAGGGGGTGATGGGTATGGTCGGCGGCGTGGTGGGAGAAGCTGCAAGGAACGGACTTAGAAGAGCTGCGGATGCGCTGGATGGCAAGAGATAA
- a CDS encoding exodeoxyribonuclease III produces MRILTWNVNVLRTCLDYHPFSSMQKKNIEGLLDELDAQIFCFQEHKTVRTRLEKSMACPGPYDGFWTFPRSKTGYSGVCTYVDSRYCVPLKAEEGITGLLLGDRLSTMKPPWTDVERIGSYPDVNDMEWMDELDGTKFDVKKLDMEGRAVVCDFGLFVLFNLYCPNETNGARRPYKMNYLHALQERVHLLQAAGREVILVGDINIVRQPMDSGEGPVRSSAEQHYSHPARRILDDWCAPKGPMIDVVRESWPQRDDMFTCWNQKLDARSANYGSRIDYVLCTPGLRPWIKGGDILPKVYGSDHCPVYVDLHESIITSEGVTLHLRDMLNPKDRPSSTSPVYPNDAKREAPEPPRFATKFMDEFSGRQTSLKSFFGGESKRAQEKTNGASLTTSVSASASPTPTPTASELSTAVQDTPPVPAASKFDPSKIVLLPQAPEEGLSAPFNLARAAFSSLDNPSPVHSRELSSKTNGGTPVKATSSSKQEKSYPKPIDMTLDDDEDDEPMLISSKSKNKPPPKPTKSSSSGSKLASSQAKLSSFFSQPNTEGKRKSPPLPSSALPTSKRPSLAPIPQSNTDPFVASPSGTTAEDESQGMTEEENQLISQAIAEADAERAEKNAKAAPQWSSLFAKKLPPLCTVHHKPCKDFIVMKPGPNKGKRFWLCSLPVGAGYDMGRSKRPREDVNPKFRCNFFLWDSANSRKETPNEGKEKKEPEKEEKKL; encoded by the exons ATGAGGATACTCACATGGAACGTT AACGTCTTACGGACGTGCCTGGATTACCACCC ATTCAGCTCAatgcaaaagaagaacatTGAAGGCTTACTCGATGAACTGGATGCCCAGATATTTTGCTTCCAAG AACATAAAACGGTCCGCACGCGTCTAGAGAAGTCAATGGCTTGCCCGGGCCCATACGATGGTTTCTGGACTTTTCCTCGTTCCAAGACTGGCTATAGCGGAGTCTGCACTTATGTGGATTCTCGCTATTGCGTGCCTCTCAAAGCGGAGGAAGGTATTACCGGACTACTTTTAGGCGACCGGCTGAGTACGATGAAGCCACCATGGACCGATGTGGAAAGAATAGGCAGTTATCCTGATGTGAATGATATGgagtggatggatgagCTGGACGGGACAAAGTTTGATGTCAAGAAGCTCGACATGGAGGGACGGGCCGTGGTATGCGATTTCGG GTTGTTCGTCTTATTCAATCTTTATTGCCCAAACGAGACAAATGGTGCTAGGCGACCATACAAAATGAACTATCTGCACGCTCTCCAAGAACGCGTGCACCTCCTTCAGGCTGCTGGGCGCGAGGTCATCCTTGTGGGGGATATCAACATTGTACGCCAGCCGATGGATTCCGGAGAAGGTCCTGTGAGGTCTTCAGCGGAGCAACATTATTCCCACCCTGCCAGGCGGATACTCGATGACTGGTGTGCGCCTAAAGGACCTATGATAGATGTTGTCCGAGAGAGCTGGCCTCAAAGGGATGATATGTTTACCTGTTGGAATCAGAAACTCGACGCCAG ATCGGCAAACTATGGAAGCCGTATTGACTATGTACTATGTACACCTGGTCTTCGTCCATGGATCAAGGGTGGCGATATACTTCCCAAGGTGTACGGATCTGACCACTGTCCCGTGTATGTCGACTTGCACGAGTCCATCATCACTTCAGAAGGGGTGACTCTCCACCTTCGCGATATGCTTAATCCCAAAGACCGACCATCTAGCACGTCTCCTGTGTACCCAAATGATGCCAAGAGGGAAGCACCTGAGCCGCCAAGGTTTGCAACCAAATTTATGGACGAGTTCTCAGGGAGACAGACAAGCCTAAAGAGTTTCTTTGGGGGAGAATCGAAAAGGGCacaggagaagacgaatgGGGCCAGTCTTACTACAAGTGTGAGCGCGAGTGCTAGTCCGACTCCAACACCTACAGCTTCAGAATTATCGACGGCGGTGCAAGATACTCCGCCGGTTCCAGCAGCATCCAAATTCGATCCCTCGAAAATTGTTTTACTCCCACAAGCACCGGAAGAGGGCCTTTCCGCCCCATTCAACCTTGCTCGAGCCGCTTTCAGTTCTTTGGACAATCCTTCCCCTGTTCATAGTCGAGAATTATCGTCCAAAACAAATGGCGGCACCCCAGTAAAGGCAACCTCATCGTCCAAGCAAGAGAAATCTTACCCAAAGCCCATAGACATGACATtagatgacgatgaggatgatgagccAATGTTGATATCGTCAAAATCGAAGAACAAACCTCCACCAAAACCTACAAAGTCATCATCGTCTGGTTCGAAATTAGCCTCCTCACAAGCCAAGCTCTCTTCATTTTTCAGTCAACCTAATACCGAAGGCAAAAGAAAATCCCCGCCATTACCGTCCTCAGCCCTCCCTACCTCAAAACGCCCCTCGTTGGCACCAATTCCTCAGTCAAACACTGACCCGTTTGTTGCGTCTCCTTCCGGCACAACTGCGGAAGACGAGAGCCAGGGCatgacagaagaagagaatcAGCTTATTTCGCAAGCTATTGCGGAAGCTGACGCAGAAAGAGCAGAGAAAAATGCAAAAGCTGCTCCGCAATGGTCCAGCCTCTTTGCCAAAAAACTGCCGCCGTTGTGCACAGTTCACCATAAACCGTGCAAGGACTTTA TTGTAATGAAGCCTGGACCTAATAAGGGGAAAAGATTCTGGCTATGCTCCCT GCCGGTTGGTGCAGGGTACGATATGGGGAGATCGAAGAGACCGAGGGAAGATGTAAATCCCAAATTCCGCTGCAATTT TTTCCTCTGGGATTCTGCCAATTCGAGAAAAGAGACGCCGaatgaagggaaagagaagaaggaaccggagaaagaagagaagaagctgtaG
- a CDS encoding leucyl aminopeptidase has protein sequence MLITPAILALPLLASAVPTAREQLAFQVSTGSAIIEGQDIFAAHDGFSLDLGEMRLVQFSEEEPPVWMSELEKIQAKAKGLRFMDITDTPTLGFSSYLLPSAANVKYSYPTPGNHTKTINSIIKKLDIDHMKEFLTKFTSFRTRYYRSDTGKDSQKFLLKTLKEIASHRSGITVKEFAHPWGQNSIIVRFAPADPANKDAPITIVGSHQDSTNIVPFLPAPGADDDGSGTTSSLEGFRALANANYTPSTPLEFHYFSAEEGGLLGSQAVAKSYEEEGKKVLAMLQMDMTAWVKAGTKERVGIIQDFVDPALTEFVESLVEEYLSIPPVKTQCSYACSDHASFAKAGYQSAFAIEATFDDSNTRNIHSTADTMDHPEFSFTHMREFSKLVVAFSVELAGIADQ, from the exons ATGCTCATAACACCAGCTATCCTTgccctccccctcctcgcTAGCGCAGTCCCCACCGCCAGGGAGCAGCTCGCTTTCCAGGTCTCGACCGGCTCGGCCATAATCGAAGGACAGGACATCTTCGCAGCTCATGATGGCTTCTCTTTGGACCTTGGTGAGATGAGACTCGTCCAGTtctctgaagaagaacctCCTGT ATGGATGTCGGAACTTGAGAAAATCCAAGCCAAAGCAAAGGGTCTCCGTTTTATGGACAT CACCGACACACCTACTCTAGGCTTTTCTAGctaccttctcccttccgCTGCAAACGTCAAATACT CGTATCCTACGCCGGGCAACCACACAAAGACGATCAATTCTATTATCAAGAAGCTTGATATCGATCATATGAAGGAGTTCTTGACCAAGTTTACTTC ATTCCGCACTCGATACTATAGGTCAGACACAGGCAAAGACTCTCAAAAGTTTTTGCTCAAGACTCTCAAGGAG ATTGCTAGTCACCGCTCCGGTATCACCGTCAAGGAGTTCGCTCATCCATGGGGGCAAAACAGCATCATCGTCCGATTCGCTCCTGCTGATCCCGCCAATAAAGACGCACCCATCACCATCGTTGGGTCTCACCAAGACTCTACCAACATCGTTCCATTCCTCCCCGCTCC CGGtgcggatgatgatggttcCGGTACAACATCTTCTCTTGAAGGATTCCGCGCTCTCGCCAACGCCAACTACACACCTTCTACCCCTCTTGAATTCCATTACTTCTctgcagaagaaggtggtCTCCTCGGCTCTCAGGCCGTTGCCAAGTCAtacgaggaggagggtaaGAAGGTGCTTGCCATGCTGCAAATGGACATGACTGCCTGGGTCAAAGCTGGTACCAAGGAGAGAGTCGGTATCATTCAGGACTTTGTCGACCCTGCTTTGACTGAATTTGTCGAGAGTCTGGTGGAAGAGTACT TGAGCATCCCTCCTGTCAAGACCCAGTGTTCTTATGCCTGCTCTGACCACGCGAGCTTCGCCAAAGCCGGTTACCAATCTGCTTTTGC CATTGAGGCTACGTTCGATGATTCCAACACTCGAAACATCCACTCCACAGCAGACACTATGGACCACCCCGAATTCTCCTTTACCCACATGCGAGA ATTCTCCAAGCTTGTGGTCGCGTTCTCTGTCGAACTCGCCGGCATCGCTGATCAATAA
- a CDS encoding E3 ubiquitin-protein ligase NRDP1, variant, with translation MAHEITYDYIEHVDPNLTCAICRSALVDPVTTTSCKHTFCRDCITHAISHNPQCPIDRSTLTMSSLRDTEQLVKLMLDELKVKCGADGCGTVLQRGLLLAHLRTCPKAIVTCQGGDCGLSMARQRLPHHRAYECFQRKMECRKCGTILVFKDQTTHTNIECRNEAKGVCGLCDQNMGPDAHMHKWQCPLVRIPCLHSTRGCSSIIPRSDLQAHLSICPFEAFSGFFEMNDARLKSLISRAESLEEELEHMREHLKRMEGNVEAMGNMRRETSDGWRWREVGRMGLGDTPPSVTPNHSDPQTPPTIYSSPPTPTPFHPSPPPVISSTSPNISILPSGGARPDLAPHHHRSIVAPSFGSHQSYADWTFSRLSGNAGNVGWEEVINGLRTVVIQLASGLDSMERRNEVRTMTESLRAREEVGSLRAIVTTLRMQVMMEPPFRPPSFQFQEERLFSRTAESTFTARLNQQATMASSSTTDQPTSEHLSHSSDENSNVSITDDQEGSDREVASITESVVFSAQGHPPFSSRSSSSTSSLVTAGADFSGTREIQCSEPNRTWVGIRK, from the exons ATGGCTCACGAGATCACCTATGATTATATTGAACATGTTGACCCAAACCTCACCTGCGCAATCTGCCGTTCCGCCCTTGTAGATCCTGTCACGACAACATCCTGCAAGCACACTTTTTGCAGAGACTGTATCACCCATGCAATCAGCCACAACCCGCAATGCCCCATAGATAGGTCAACACTGACAATGAGCAGTTTGAGGGACACTGAACAACTAGTAAAGCTG ATGCTCGATGAGCTGAAAGTTAAATGTGGGGCTGACGGATGTGGCACGGTTCTGCAAAGAGGGCTATTGCTGGCACACCTTAGGACATGTCCAAAAGCCATCGTCACTTGTCAAGGTGGAGATTGCGGTTTGTCG ATGGCCCGTCAAAGACTACCTCACCACAGGGCGTACGAATGCTTtcaaagaaagatggagTGCAGAAAATGTGGCACAATACTGGTATTCAAAGATCAAACG ACCCATACCAATATAGAATGTCGCAATGAGGCAAAGGGTGTCTGTGGTCTATGTGATCAAAACA TGGGTCCTGATGCTCACATGCATAAATGGCAGTGCCCCCTCGTCCGCATCCCTTGTCTTCACTCTACCAGAGGATGCTCATCGATTATCCCCCGCTCGGatcttcaagctcatctATCTATTTGTCCGTTTGAAGCATTCTCAGGATTCTTCGAGATGAATGATGCGAGGTTGAAATCATTAATATCTCGAGCCGAaagtttggaagaagagctaGAGCATATGAGGGAGCATTTGAAGCGGATGGAAGGTAATGTCGAGGCCATGGGCAATATGAGGAGAGAAACAAGTGacggatggagatggagagaagtgGGTCGCATGGGGCTTGGTGATACGCCGCCTTCTGTCACACCTAACCATAGTGACCCCCAAACCCCACCAACAATTTATTCATCCCCACCAACTCCAACTCCTTttcacccttctcctccgcctGTCATCTCGTCTACCTCTCCTAATATCAGCATTCTACCGTCCGGAGGGGCAAGACCTGACTTGGcccctcatcatcaccgTTCCATTGTTGCACCATCCTTTGGGTCGCACCAATCATATGCTGACTGGACGTTCAGCAGATTATCGGGAAACGCAGGCAATGtaggatgggaggaagtGATCAATGGTCTGCGTACGGTGGTAATCCAGCTGGCTTCCGGTTTAGATAGTATGGAACGTCGGAATGAAGT GAGGACAATGACGGAAAGTTTGAGAGCGCGGGAAGAAGTAGGTAGTTTGAGAGCTATCGTCACTACCTTGCGCATGC AGGTTATGATGGAACCACCCTTCCGACCTCCATCGTTCCAGTTccaagaagagagattgtTTTCACGTACCGCTGAGTCGACTTTTACCGCACGTTTGAACCAGCAAGCCACTatggcatcttcttctaccACCGATCAGCCAACATCAGAGCACCTCTCTCATTCAAGTGATGAAAATTCGAACGTAAGTATCACGGATGACCAGGAAGGCTCGGACAGGGAGGTAGCTTCAATCACCGAATCCGTAGTATTCTCCGCCCAGGGTCATCCCCCGTTTTCCTCccgatcttcttcttctacaaGTTCCCTCGTCACGGCGGGTGCTGATTTCTCAGGAACAAGAGAAATTCAATGTTCAGAGCCCAATCGAACTTGGGTGGGTATCAGGAAGTGA